One Telluria mixta DNA window includes the following coding sequences:
- a CDS encoding GlxA family transcriptional regulator, producing the protein MNRSIAFFLFPGFQLVDLGAMTVFDLANNEYAGRPYDLRIVSAHGTPIRSAAGATLQTQAWREADGAFDTVLVFGAADPIVPDADTVALLRRAATGARRIGTVCNGTALLAPTGLLDGRLVAVRAMHAAGLQKRHPAIRVDPERVWIRDGKIWSSAGMTASIDLALALVEDDLGADVALAVARRLVLYHWRSGADTQSSNLLDMRPKSDRIRTALGYARRNLRLPLSIDELADQVHMSRRHFTRMFRAETGQSPARAIETMRAEVARTLLESSTLPLDTVAREAGFASANQMRMALARVYRQTPQDLRRRSD; encoded by the coding sequence ATGAACCGATCCATCGCCTTTTTCCTGTTCCCCGGCTTCCAGCTCGTCGACCTGGGCGCCATGACCGTGTTCGACCTCGCGAACAACGAGTATGCCGGCCGGCCCTACGACCTGCGCATCGTGTCCGCGCACGGGACGCCCATCCGCAGCGCGGCCGGCGCGACACTCCAGACGCAGGCGTGGCGCGAGGCCGACGGGGCATTCGACACCGTCCTCGTGTTCGGCGCGGCGGACCCGATCGTCCCGGACGCCGACACCGTCGCGCTGCTGCGCCGGGCCGCCACCGGCGCGCGCCGCATCGGCACGGTCTGCAACGGCACGGCGCTGCTGGCGCCGACCGGACTGCTGGACGGGCGCCTCGTCGCCGTGCGCGCGATGCACGCGGCGGGCCTGCAGAAGCGCCATCCGGCGATCCGCGTGGATCCGGAGCGCGTGTGGATCCGCGACGGCAAGATCTGGAGTTCGGCCGGGATGACGGCGTCGATCGACCTCGCCCTCGCGCTCGTGGAGGACGATCTCGGTGCGGACGTCGCGCTGGCCGTCGCGCGCAGGCTCGTGCTGTACCACTGGCGCAGCGGCGCGGACACGCAGTCTTCCAACCTGCTTGACATGCGGCCGAAGTCGGACCGCATCCGCACGGCGCTCGGCTATGCGCGCCGCAATCTCCGGCTGCCGCTGTCGATCGACGAACTCGCGGACCAGGTCCACATGAGCCGGCGCCACTTCACGCGCATGTTCCGCGCCGAGACGGGACAATCGCCGGCGCGCGCGATCGAGACCATGCGCGCCGAGGTCGCGCGCACGCTGCTGGAGAGTTCCACGTTGCCGCTCGACACGGTGGCGCGCGAAGCGGGATTCGCGAGCGCGAACCAGATGCGCATGGCGCTCGCGCGCGTGTACCGCCAGACTCCCCAGGATCTGCGCCGCCGCTCGGACTGA
- a CDS encoding VOC family protein: protein MYTLSRVTPVLRIFDEAKAREFYVDFLGFTIDWEHRFEGGDFPVYMQVSLGDCVLHLSEHYGDGSPGASIRIAVRDLDGYQATLLAKSFKYSRPHIQTMPWGTREMTIRDPSHNRLSFEEPVPETDAP from the coding sequence ATGTACACCCTGTCCCGCGTCACCCCGGTCCTGCGCATCTTCGACGAAGCGAAGGCGCGTGAATTCTATGTCGACTTCCTCGGCTTCACGATCGACTGGGAGCACCGCTTCGAAGGCGGCGACTTCCCCGTCTACATGCAGGTGTCGCTGGGCGACTGCGTCTTGCACCTGTCCGAACACTACGGCGACGGCAGCCCGGGCGCATCGATCCGCATCGCCGTGCGCGACCTCGACGGCTACCAGGCCACGCTGCTGGCCAAGTCCTTCAAATACTCGCGCCCGCACATCCAGACGATGCCGTGGGGGACGCGCGAGATGACGATCCGCGATCCGTCGCACAACCGCCTGTCGTTCGAGGAACCGGTTCCGGAAACCGACGCGCCTTAA
- a CDS encoding xanthine dehydrogenase family protein molybdopterin-binding subunit — protein MSHPTLSRRRFLAAGAAAGGGLLLQFALPVAGAAAMASSAGVAPNAIVRIRPDGKVTLTMPYVEMGQGTYTSIPMLIAEELEIDLKDVVLEHAPPDDARFINPALGFQVTGGSTTIRAAWEPMRRAGATARMLLVRAAAGRWNVDPASCRAERGTVLHVPSGRRLRYGQLVDDAAKLPLPKDADVVLKPASEFRLIGTPAKRLDTPGKLNGSARYGIDAVVPGMKVAALAISPVFGGRLAGADDAAALRILGVRQVVKLDDCVAVVADNMGAANKGIAALAVRWDDGPNAGLATQDIVVDMAKAAQGAGAKVRTDGDPEAALGKAARVIEATYELPFLAHAAMEPMNCTVHVKPDSCEIWTGTQVITRARAVAAKVTGLPEERVTVHNHLLGGGFGRRLEIDGVERAVRIAREVPHPVKVVWSREQDIQHDMYRPYFYDRVRAGLDAQGKVVAWTHHVTGSSVLGRFMPPAFQNGFDHETMDGAEAPPYAFPAIGVSYVRHEPRNIPTAFWRGVGPTHNVYVVESFIDELAAAAGADPLRYRLDLLGHDPRARRVLELAAEKAGWQGPRAGNTGRGLSVQFAFGTYMALVVDAVAGPENEIRVPRVVCAVDCGAVVNPDTVRAQVESAIVFGISGALYGDITFRDGRVEQSNFHDYRVLRMHEAPRVETHIVASTDAPGGMGEPGTAALMPALANAVYALSGRRIRKLPIGATLPTA, from the coding sequence TTGTCCCATCCCACCTTATCCCGGCGCCGCTTCCTCGCGGCCGGTGCCGCCGCCGGCGGCGGCCTCCTGCTCCAGTTCGCGCTGCCGGTCGCCGGCGCCGCCGCCATGGCGTCCAGCGCCGGCGTCGCCCCCAACGCCATCGTGCGCATCCGTCCCGACGGCAAGGTGACCCTGACCATGCCCTATGTCGAGATGGGGCAGGGCACGTACACCTCGATCCCGATGCTGATCGCGGAAGAACTCGAGATCGACCTGAAGGACGTCGTGCTGGAACACGCGCCGCCCGACGACGCCAGATTCATCAATCCGGCCCTCGGCTTCCAGGTGACGGGCGGTTCGACGACGATCCGCGCCGCGTGGGAGCCCATGCGCCGCGCCGGTGCCACGGCCCGCATGCTGCTGGTGCGCGCGGCGGCCGGCCGCTGGAACGTTGATCCGGCCTCGTGCCGCGCCGAGCGGGGCACCGTGCTGCACGTCCCCAGCGGGCGCCGGCTGCGCTACGGCCAGCTGGTCGATGACGCTGCGAAGCTGCCGCTGCCGAAGGATGCGGACGTCGTGCTGAAACCGGCGAGCGAATTCCGCCTGATCGGCACGCCGGCGAAGCGCCTCGACACGCCAGGCAAGCTGAATGGGTCCGCGCGCTATGGCATCGACGCCGTCGTCCCCGGCATGAAGGTCGCGGCGCTGGCCATTTCTCCTGTGTTCGGGGGCCGCCTGGCCGGCGCGGACGACGCGGCCGCACTGCGGATCCTGGGCGTGCGCCAGGTCGTGAAGCTGGACGATTGCGTCGCGGTTGTCGCGGACAACATGGGCGCCGCCAATAAGGGCATCGCTGCGCTGGCGGTGCGCTGGGACGACGGTCCGAATGCCGGACTCGCGACGCAGGACATCGTGGTCGACATGGCCAAGGCGGCCCAGGGCGCCGGCGCGAAAGTGCGCACGGACGGCGACCCGGAGGCCGCACTGGGCAAGGCCGCGCGCGTGATCGAGGCGACCTACGAGCTGCCGTTCCTCGCGCACGCCGCGATGGAACCGATGAACTGCACCGTGCACGTGAAGCCGGACAGCTGCGAGATCTGGACCGGTACCCAGGTCATCACCCGCGCCCGCGCGGTGGCGGCCAAGGTCACTGGCCTGCCGGAGGAGCGCGTGACGGTGCACAACCACCTGCTGGGCGGCGGTTTCGGACGCCGGCTGGAGATCGACGGCGTCGAACGCGCCGTTCGCATCGCGCGCGAAGTGCCGCATCCCGTTAAGGTGGTGTGGAGCCGCGAGCAGGACATCCAGCACGACATGTACCGTCCTTACTTCTACGACCGCGTGCGCGCGGGTCTGGACGCGCAGGGCAAGGTCGTCGCGTGGACGCACCACGTCACGGGATCGTCCGTCCTGGGCCGCTTCATGCCGCCCGCATTCCAGAACGGTTTCGACCACGAGACGATGGATGGCGCCGAGGCCCCGCCGTATGCCTTCCCCGCGATCGGCGTCTCGTACGTGCGCCATGAACCGCGCAACATCCCGACCGCGTTCTGGCGCGGCGTCGGGCCCACGCACAACGTGTATGTCGTGGAGAGCTTCATCGACGAGCTGGCGGCCGCCGCCGGCGCCGATCCGCTGCGCTACCGCCTCGACCTGCTGGGCCACGACCCGCGCGCGCGCCGCGTGCTCGAACTGGCGGCCGAGAAGGCCGGCTGGCAGGGGCCCCGCGCGGGCAACACCGGGCGCGGGCTGTCCGTGCAGTTCGCGTTCGGCACCTACATGGCGCTCGTCGTCGATGCGGTGGCCGGGCCGGAGAACGAGATCCGCGTGCCGCGCGTCGTCTGCGCGGTCGACTGCGGCGCCGTGGTGAATCCGGACACGGTGCGCGCCCAGGTCGAAAGCGCCATCGTGTTCGGCATCAGCGGCGCGCTGTACGGCGACATCACGTTCCGCGACGGCCGTGTCGAACAGAGCAACTTTCACGATTACCGCGTGCTGCGCATGCACGAGGCGCCCAGGGTCGAGACGCACATCGTCGCGAGCACCGACGCGCCGGGCGGCATGGGCGAGCCGGGAACGGCCGCATTGATGCCCGCGCTGGCCAATGCCGTGTACGCGCTGTCCGGCCGCCGCATCCGCAAGCTGCCCATCGGCGCAACCCTGCCCACCGCCTGA
- a CDS encoding (2Fe-2S)-binding protein, which produces MTTLNINGKRQTVTAEPDTPLLWVLRDELHLNGTKFGCGMALCGACTVHLDGQPVRACVTPISAAAGHKITTIEAIGATPVGQRVQKAWAALDVPQCGYCQSGQIMAATALLKAIPKPTDTDIDQAMSGNICRCGTYQRIRLAIHQAAGDA; this is translated from the coding sequence ATGACCACATTGAACATCAACGGCAAACGGCAGACCGTGACGGCCGAACCGGATACGCCCCTGCTGTGGGTGCTGCGCGACGAGCTGCACCTGAACGGCACCAAGTTCGGCTGCGGCATGGCGCTGTGCGGCGCCTGCACGGTGCATCTGGACGGCCAGCCCGTGCGCGCCTGCGTGACCCCGATCTCGGCCGCGGCCGGGCACAAGATCACGACCATCGAAGCGATCGGCGCCACGCCGGTCGGCCAGCGGGTGCAGAAGGCCTGGGCCGCGCTGGACGTGCCGCAGTGCGGCTACTGCCAGTCCGGCCAGATCATGGCCGCGACCGCGCTGCTGAAGGCGATCCCGAAGCCGACCGACACGGACATCGACCAGGCCATGTCGGGCAATATCTGCCGCTGCGGCACTTACCAGCGCATCCGGCTCGCGATCCACCAGGCGGCGGGCGATGCGTAA
- a CDS encoding TonB-dependent receptor: MQFTGHPRTFHPLSRRSRISVGVLAMLASLHAHGQETAAAADAAPAATTSADGKSPDSVVVVTGFRASLNSALNTKKNSDGIIDVIKAEDIAKFPDANLAESLQRVPGVALARGDGGEGKQITVRGLNAGFTRVRINGIEGVAATGASDINGSTNRGRGFDFSVFASELFNSLEVRKTSEADIEEGSLGATVDLRTARPFDFKGRTFSIGGQESHNSLSGKTQPRVTALLSDRWDTGYGKIGALLSAAYSKRRATEEGYEAVELLSASNDGGFCSPVGVSPQVPGNDAIKGITATTCGTGMPRATDPTAYNSVMGRKDNYGGTVANPAAGSGAFAPRIPRYRRSQTDYQRTGITNSYQWRNADSELNLDLMYGKFANKRYDNYIEAISFGRNLGSNGKPQTSILDAHFDQNGSWDYGKFNGVDVRTEGLLDVYTTKFRQHVLSGSHKFSDTVKADFMAGNSNSNLNEPMRATVQFDAPNVNGFSWDFRDNRNVPALNFGMDVSNPANFQWAPQDAAGNVRGMFVGRYLDTTNKLQTQAANVHWEINDHLTSHFGISARKNIWTNYEIGNSANAVNLPAGVTMADISRQISGFGSGLGGTGVPTSWAAVDLQKFLGAVNTECHCDAVPGSQYNYLAQTNRRVEEKINALYGMVDFNYDLFGVTWRGNAGVRGAETTATSMAMINVQGQLQPNTGTKKYRDWLPAFNLTAQLPKDVFLRFSAGKTLSRPEYTDLAPNATVSPIAQSVSIGNPNLDPIRANTYDLQAEWYYAKNAMISLGHFRKDIKSFIQSVNERVPYNTLGLPNELLILNGCSLTGAPICQTLPTTEVNVSRKVNTAGGPLKGWEFNLQAPFSFLPGFWSNFGLLANATRVKSRITYITRVDNPATPANEQLTQVADFTGLSPRTHNLTLYYEDAKFSARVSAAHRSSYIYAVLGDVAGHDYTMVDGSTNIDMSLSYNITPQLRVSLEGQNLNDTPLRYGRDTQRNDTLLYVHSGRSFVLGLNYKY, from the coding sequence GCGCGCTGAACACGAAAAAGAACAGCGACGGCATCATCGACGTGATCAAGGCCGAGGACATCGCCAAGTTCCCCGACGCGAACCTCGCGGAATCGCTGCAGCGCGTGCCCGGCGTGGCGCTGGCGCGCGGCGACGGCGGCGAAGGCAAGCAGATCACCGTGCGCGGCCTGAACGCGGGCTTTACGCGCGTGCGCATCAACGGCATCGAAGGCGTGGCGGCGACCGGCGCGTCGGACATCAACGGCAGCACGAACCGCGGCCGCGGCTTCGACTTTTCCGTGTTTGCCTCGGAGCTGTTCAACAGCCTCGAAGTGCGCAAGACGTCGGAAGCGGACATCGAGGAAGGATCGCTGGGCGCCACCGTCGACCTGCGCACGGCGCGGCCGTTCGACTTCAAGGGCCGCACGTTCAGCATCGGCGGCCAGGAAAGCCACAACTCCCTGAGCGGGAAGACGCAGCCGCGCGTGACCGCCCTGCTGTCGGACCGCTGGGACACCGGCTACGGCAAGATCGGCGCCCTGCTCTCCGCCGCGTATTCGAAACGGCGCGCGACGGAGGAAGGCTACGAGGCCGTGGAACTGCTCAGCGCGAGCAATGACGGCGGCTTCTGCTCGCCCGTGGGCGTCTCCCCGCAGGTCCCGGGCAACGATGCGATCAAGGGCATCACCGCGACGACGTGCGGCACCGGCATGCCGCGTGCGACCGACCCGACGGCCTACAACAGCGTCATGGGCCGCAAGGACAATTACGGCGGCACGGTCGCGAATCCCGCCGCCGGCTCGGGCGCGTTCGCGCCGCGCATCCCGCGCTACCGCCGCTCGCAGACGGATTACCAGCGCACCGGCATCACCAACTCGTACCAGTGGCGCAATGCTGACAGCGAGCTGAATCTGGACCTCATGTACGGCAAGTTCGCCAATAAACGCTACGACAACTACATCGAGGCGATCTCGTTCGGCCGCAACCTGGGCTCGAACGGCAAGCCGCAGACGTCGATCCTGGACGCGCACTTCGACCAGAACGGCAGCTGGGACTACGGCAAGTTCAACGGCGTGGACGTGCGCACCGAGGGCCTGCTGGACGTGTACACTACCAAGTTCCGCCAGCACGTGCTGTCCGGCAGCCACAAGTTCAGCGACACGGTGAAGGCCGACTTCATGGCCGGTAACTCGAACTCGAACCTGAACGAACCGATGCGCGCGACCGTGCAGTTCGACGCGCCGAACGTGAACGGCTTCTCGTGGGACTTCCGCGACAACCGCAACGTCCCGGCGCTCAACTTCGGCATGGACGTGAGCAATCCCGCCAACTTCCAGTGGGCCCCGCAGGACGCCGCCGGCAACGTGCGCGGCATGTTCGTCGGCCGCTACCTGGACACGACGAACAAGCTGCAGACCCAGGCCGCCAACGTGCATTGGGAAATCAACGACCACCTGACGAGCCACTTCGGCATCTCCGCGCGCAAGAACATCTGGACGAACTACGAGATCGGCAACAGCGCCAACGCGGTGAACCTGCCGGCGGGCGTGACGATGGCCGACATCTCGCGCCAGATCAGCGGCTTCGGCTCCGGCCTCGGCGGCACCGGCGTGCCGACGTCGTGGGCGGCCGTCGACCTGCAGAAGTTCCTCGGCGCAGTCAACACGGAATGCCATTGCGACGCCGTACCGGGCTCGCAATACAACTACCTGGCGCAGACGAACCGCCGCGTGGAAGAAAAGATCAATGCGCTGTATGGCATGGTCGACTTCAATTACGACCTGTTCGGCGTGACGTGGCGCGGCAACGCCGGCGTGCGCGGCGCCGAGACGACGGCCACCTCCATGGCGATGATCAACGTGCAGGGCCAGCTGCAGCCGAACACGGGCACGAAGAAATACCGCGACTGGCTGCCCGCCTTCAACCTGACGGCGCAGCTGCCGAAGGACGTGTTCCTGCGCTTCTCGGCCGGCAAGACGCTGTCGCGCCCCGAGTACACGGACCTCGCGCCGAATGCCACCGTGTCGCCGATCGCGCAATCGGTCTCGATCGGCAACCCGAACCTGGACCCGATCCGCGCCAACACGTACGACCTGCAGGCCGAGTGGTATTACGCGAAGAACGCGATGATCTCGCTCGGGCACTTCCGCAAGGATATCAAGAGCTTCATCCAGAGCGTCAACGAGCGCGTGCCCTACAACACGCTGGGCCTGCCGAACGAACTCCTGATCCTGAACGGCTGCTCGCTGACGGGCGCCCCGATCTGCCAGACCTTGCCGACCACGGAAGTCAACGTCAGCCGCAAGGTCAACACGGCGGGCGGCCCGCTGAAAGGCTGGGAGTTCAACCTGCAGGCGCCGTTCAGCTTCCTGCCTGGCTTCTGGAGCAATTTCGGCCTGCTCGCCAACGCGACGCGCGTGAAGTCGCGCATCACGTACATCACCCGCGTGGACAACCCGGCCACCCCGGCCAACGAGCAGCTGACGCAGGTGGCGGACTTCACGGGCCTGTCGCCGCGCACGCACAACCTGACCCTGTACTACGAGGATGCGAAGTTCAGCGCGCGCGTGTCGGCGGCGCACCGCTCCAGCTATATCTACGCCGTGCTGGGCGACGTGGCGGGTCACGACTACACGATGGTCGACGGCTCGACCAACATCGACATGAGCCTCTCGTACAACATCACGCCGCAGCTGCGCGTGTCGCTGGAAGGCCAGAACCTGAACGACACGCCGCTGCGCTACGGCCGCGACACGCAACGCAACGACACGCTGCTGTACGTGCACTCGGGCCGGTCGTTCGTGCTGGGGCTGAACTACAAGTACTGA
- a CDS encoding TfoX/Sxy family protein gives MATDKGFIDYVAEVVGLGARLTHRKMFGEYALYVDDKVVAFACDGSLFVKPSDAAARLAPDLPQGPPYPGAKDYPIADELLDEPEALRRLLLETAAIMPPPKPKKPAAPRAKRGAG, from the coding sequence ATGGCAACGGACAAGGGCTTCATCGACTACGTCGCGGAAGTGGTGGGTTTGGGGGCGCGGCTGACGCACCGGAAGATGTTCGGCGAATACGCCCTGTACGTGGACGACAAGGTCGTCGCCTTCGCCTGCGACGGCAGCCTGTTCGTGAAACCGTCCGACGCCGCCGCGCGCCTCGCGCCCGACCTGCCGCAAGGGCCGCCCTACCCCGGCGCCAAGGATTATCCGATCGCCGACGAACTGCTCGACGAACCGGAGGCGCTGCGCCGCCTGCTGCTCGAGACAGCGGCGATCATGCCGCCACCGAAGCCGAAGAAGCCCGCCGCACCGCGTGCGAAACGGGGTGCAGGCTGA
- a CDS encoding helix-turn-helix transcriptional regulator, translating to MHIGSKIHVMHARPLMTAGLAASLHDPDWRVTTHDLEPGAAAGADLVIADYDTGLAIAPGRQVLIVTHRDKEADVLRACAAAVAGYLLEDADAAELRYAVRRILTGDRHYSPGVTKQLEVGGCREHLTNRETDVLRLLAGGRCDKQIARDLGIGVGTVRWHLRNLMGKLGVSARLQAVVVAAQRGIVGIDGVVPG from the coding sequence ATGCACATCGGCAGCAAGATCCACGTGATGCACGCGCGGCCCCTGATGACGGCGGGCCTCGCGGCATCCCTGCACGACCCCGACTGGCGGGTGACGACGCACGACCTGGAGCCCGGCGCGGCGGCCGGCGCGGACCTCGTCATCGCCGACTACGACACGGGCCTCGCCATCGCGCCCGGGCGGCAGGTCCTCATCGTGACGCACCGCGACAAGGAAGCCGACGTGCTGCGCGCCTGCGCGGCGGCCGTGGCGGGCTACCTGCTGGAAGACGCCGACGCGGCGGAGCTGCGCTACGCCGTGCGGCGCATCCTGACGGGCGACCGGCACTACAGTCCGGGCGTGACGAAGCAGCTGGAAGTCGGCGGGTGCCGCGAGCACCTGACGAACCGCGAGACGGACGTGCTGCGGTTGCTGGCCGGGGGCCGGTGCGACAAGCAGATCGCGCGCGACCTGGGCATCGGCGTCGGCACCGTGCGTTGGCATCTGCGCAACCTGATGGGCAAGCTGGGCGTGTCGGCGCGGCTGCAGGCCGTCGTCGTGGCGGCGCAGCGGGGCATCGTCGGTATCGACGGCGTGGTGCCGGGTTGA
- a CDS encoding glycosyltransferase family 9 protein produces MVNTARAHAGTIPVRPAREAARHTAAALPLVPAGVLARADRILFVTHLAIGDFTYLQACLQAFARAWPHVRIHVWVDERRRTADPAAWPHLRRYALYDWLAACPWIAKVYDSTYSPAAFAQSVDEARAERYPVVASLAVVDCHRYARLARRISPHGFVVGLTKPAERLLHVPSRWAGYRKLDAVLPVYGPAEAADRHISDIYAGWFARCFGVDVPPAARLPRLHIPERWVRSAHAQFAAWGCTVGKPVVFVNAYSKSPDRTWPLERVAALARSLKNRLVWRGVTVVVNVVPEALEEARRLFEGRSDPDLAHVRLFSADEHFFQLPAVIRLCSLVISVETAVMHLANAVGVPVVALMRRNHPEWAPVDRARSTVIMVPEADDWVTRIGVDEVLAAVDGCD; encoded by the coding sequence ATGGTGAACACAGCGCGCGCACATGCCGGAACGATTCCGGTCCGACCCGCCCGGGAGGCGGCACGACACACAGCGGCGGCCTTGCCGCTCGTGCCGGCCGGCGTGCTGGCGCGCGCCGACCGCATCCTGTTCGTCACCCACCTCGCCATCGGCGATTTTACGTACCTGCAAGCGTGTCTGCAGGCGTTCGCCCGCGCGTGGCCTCACGTGCGCATCCACGTGTGGGTCGACGAGCGGCGCCGCACGGCCGATCCGGCCGCGTGGCCGCACCTGCGCAGGTACGCGCTGTACGACTGGCTCGCGGCCTGTCCATGGATAGCCAAGGTCTACGACAGCACGTACAGCCCGGCCGCGTTCGCGCAATCCGTCGACGAGGCGCGCGCGGAACGCTATCCCGTCGTCGCGTCGCTGGCCGTCGTCGACTGCCACCGTTATGCGCGGCTGGCGCGCCGCATCAGCCCGCACGGTTTCGTCGTGGGCCTGACGAAGCCGGCCGAGCGCCTGCTGCACGTGCCGTCGCGCTGGGCCGGCTACCGCAAGCTGGACGCGGTGCTGCCCGTGTACGGGCCCGCGGAGGCGGCGGATCGGCACATCAGCGACATCTACGCCGGGTGGTTCGCCCGCTGCTTCGGCGTCGACGTGCCCCCGGCCGCGCGTCTGCCGCGGCTGCACATCCCCGAACGCTGGGTACGCAGCGCGCACGCGCAGTTCGCGGCCTGGGGCTGCACGGTGGGCAAACCCGTCGTATTCGTGAACGCGTATTCGAAATCGCCGGACCGCACGTGGCCGCTGGAACGGGTGGCCGCGCTGGCGCGGTCACTGAAGAACCGGCTCGTGTGGCGCGGCGTAACCGTCGTCGTCAACGTCGTTCCGGAAGCGCTGGAGGAAGCGCGCCGGCTGTTCGAAGGACGGTCCGACCCGGACCTCGCGCACGTGCGCCTGTTCAGCGCGGACGAGCACTTCTTCCAGCTACCGGCCGTGATACGGCTGTGCAGCCTCGTGATCTCCGTGGAGACGGCCGTGATGCACCTGGCGAACGCGGTGGGCGTGCCGGTCGTCGCGCTGATGCGCCGCAACCACCCGGAATGGGCGCCGGTCGACCGGGCCCGCAGCACCGTGATCATGGTGCCGGAAGCGGACGACTGGGTCACGCGTATCGGCGTGGACGAGGTGCTGGCTGCCGTGGACGGATGCGATTAA
- a CDS encoding PhzF family phenazine biosynthesis protein, translated as MTRLPFKTVDVFTATPFLGNPLAVVFDADDLSTAQMQRIANWTNLSETTFVLRPTQAGADYRVRIFTPGAELPFAGHPTIGTAHALLEAGRIAPRDGLLTQECAAGLVRLDVTRADDGARWIAFELPATTITPLGAAQADELARILGTPLAGIAPPCLVDAGTRWVVAQLPDAGAVLAAAPDLVRMKAHDAATGNTGVIVFGPHADGAAARIEVRAFAPAHGVDEDPVCGSGNGSIAAYLRHTDQVESFGRDFLSSQGAAVGRAGILRLTIGPDAIRVGGNAVTCVDGHLTF; from the coding sequence ATGACACGCCTTCCTTTCAAGACTGTCGACGTCTTCACCGCCACCCCGTTCCTGGGCAATCCGCTCGCCGTCGTGTTCGACGCCGACGACCTCTCGACCGCGCAGATGCAGCGCATCGCCAACTGGACCAACCTGTCCGAGACGACGTTCGTGCTGCGTCCCACGCAGGCCGGCGCCGACTATCGCGTGCGCATCTTCACGCCGGGTGCCGAGCTGCCGTTCGCCGGCCATCCGACCATCGGCACCGCGCACGCGCTGCTGGAGGCGGGCAGGATCGCACCGCGCGACGGCCTCCTGACACAGGAATGCGCGGCGGGCCTGGTCCGGCTGGACGTGACGCGCGCGGACGATGGCGCGCGCTGGATCGCGTTCGAGCTGCCGGCGACGACGATCACCCCGCTGGGTGCAGCGCAGGCGGATGAACTGGCACGCATCCTCGGCACGCCGCTGGCCGGCATCGCCCCGCCGTGCCTCGTGGATGCGGGAACGCGCTGGGTCGTCGCGCAGCTGCCGGATGCCGGCGCCGTGCTGGCCGCCGCGCCGGACCTGGTCCGCATGAAGGCGCACGATGCCGCAACCGGCAACACGGGCGTGATCGTGTTCGGCCCGCACGCCGACGGCGCCGCCGCACGCATCGAGGTGCGCGCGTTCGCGCCCGCGCACGGCGTCGACGAAGACCCGGTCTGCGGCAGCGGCAACGGCTCGATCGCCGCCTATCTGCGGCACACGGACCAGGTTGAATCGTTCGGCCGCGACTTCCTGTCCAGCCAGGGCGCCGCCGTCGGCCGGGCCGGCATCCTGCGCCTCACAATCGGGCCGGATGCGATCCGGGTCGGCGGCAACGCCGTCACCTGCGTCGACGGGCACCTGACGTTCTGA